The proteins below come from a single Gordonia sp. X0973 genomic window:
- a CDS encoding cation diffusion facilitator family transporter: MGHSHDHAHASAASPPRRLWPMVAAVALIGGFFVVELIVGIASNSLALIADAGHMATDVVALLMGMSAVLLARHGSVSARRSFGWHRAEVFSAVVNAVLLIGVGAYVLYEAIERIGENPKVPGLTLIVVALIGLAVNIVAMLLLRAGAKESIAMRGAYLEVLADAVGSVGVLVAGVFAMVTGSGYGDIVVAVLIALWVVPRAVRLAADALRILNQQAPKHVDVEAVAQRLGAIPGVSDVHDLHVWTLTTGMDVATVHLTSTAESAVVLAAARDVLADAGLEHATVQVESEGCHELSW, encoded by the coding sequence ATGGGCCACTCCCACGATCATGCGCATGCCAGTGCCGCGTCGCCGCCGCGTCGACTCTGGCCGATGGTGGCGGCCGTCGCGCTCATCGGCGGCTTCTTCGTCGTCGAGCTGATCGTCGGCATCGCGTCGAACTCCTTGGCGCTGATCGCCGATGCGGGACACATGGCCACCGACGTCGTCGCGTTGCTGATGGGGATGTCCGCGGTGCTGCTCGCCCGGCACGGCTCGGTGAGCGCGCGCCGCTCCTTCGGGTGGCACCGGGCCGAGGTGTTCAGCGCGGTGGTGAACGCGGTGCTGCTGATCGGGGTGGGGGCCTACGTCCTCTACGAGGCGATCGAGCGGATCGGCGAGAACCCGAAGGTTCCCGGCCTCACCCTGATCGTCGTCGCGCTGATCGGCCTCGCGGTGAACATCGTGGCCATGCTGCTCCTGCGCGCCGGCGCCAAGGAATCGATCGCGATGCGCGGCGCCTACCTGGAAGTGCTGGCCGACGCCGTCGGCAGTGTCGGCGTACTCGTCGCCGGTGTGTTCGCGATGGTCACCGGATCGGGCTACGGCGACATCGTCGTCGCGGTGCTGATCGCGCTGTGGGTGGTGCCGCGGGCCGTTCGCCTGGCCGCCGACGCGCTGCGCATCCTCAACCAGCAGGCCCCCAAACACGTCGACGTGGAGGCCGTCGCCCAGCGGCTCGGCGCGATCCCCGGCGTCTCCGACGTCCACGACCTGCACGTCTGGACGTTGACCACCGGGATGGACGTCGCGACCGTGCATCTCACCAGCACCGCCGAGAGCGCCGTCGTCCTCGCCGCGGCCAGGGATGTGCTCGCCGACGCCGGTCTGGAACACGCCACCGTCCAGGTCGAGAGCGAAGGCTGTCACGAACTGAGCTGGTAG
- a CDS encoding adenylosuccinate synthase yields MPAIVLIGAQWGDEGKGKATDLLGGKLQWVVRYQGGNNAGHTVVLPNGETFALHLIPSGILTPGVRNVIGNGVVVDPSVLLSELAGLEDRGVDTTNLLLSADAHLLMPYHVAIDKVTERFLGNAKIGTTGRGIGPCYQDKIARVGIRAADVLDEKLFAEKVEAALEIKNQILTKIYNRKALEPEAVVDEVLGLAEGFKGRIADTRLLLNQALEAGETVLLEGSQGTLLDVDHGTYPYVTSSNPTSGGASVGSGIGPGRITTVLGILKAYTTRVGSGPFPTELFDDAGEYLAKTGGEVGVTTGRARRCGWFDAVIARYATRVNGITDYFLTKLDVLSGLDEVPICVAYEVDGKRFDEMPMTQSDFSVATPVYETMPGWWEDISTARTFEELPPNAQRYVLRLEELSGAHISCIGVGPGRDETIVRRAIA; encoded by the coding sequence ATGCCTGCGATCGTGCTGATCGGTGCCCAATGGGGCGACGAGGGCAAGGGGAAGGCGACCGACCTGCTGGGCGGCAAGTTGCAGTGGGTCGTGCGGTACCAGGGCGGTAACAACGCGGGTCACACCGTCGTCTTGCCGAACGGCGAGACCTTCGCCCTGCATCTCATCCCGTCGGGGATTCTCACCCCGGGCGTCCGCAACGTCATCGGCAACGGCGTCGTCGTCGACCCCAGCGTCCTGCTCTCCGAGCTGGCCGGGCTGGAGGACCGCGGCGTCGACACGACCAACCTGCTGCTCTCGGCCGACGCGCACCTGCTGATGCCCTACCACGTCGCCATCGACAAGGTCACCGAGCGCTTCCTGGGCAACGCGAAGATCGGCACCACCGGTCGCGGCATCGGCCCCTGCTACCAGGACAAGATCGCCCGCGTCGGAATCCGGGCCGCCGACGTCCTCGACGAGAAGCTGTTCGCCGAGAAGGTCGAGGCCGCGCTGGAGATCAAGAACCAGATCCTCACCAAGATCTACAACCGCAAGGCCCTCGAGCCGGAGGCGGTCGTCGACGAGGTACTCGGCCTCGCCGAGGGCTTCAAGGGAAGGATCGCCGACACCAGGCTGCTGCTGAACCAGGCGCTCGAAGCCGGCGAGACCGTGCTGCTCGAGGGTTCGCAGGGCACCCTGCTCGACGTCGACCACGGCACCTACCCGTACGTGACCTCGTCCAACCCCACGTCGGGTGGCGCGTCGGTCGGATCCGGCATCGGCCCGGGTCGCATCACGACGGTGCTGGGCATCCTGAAGGCCTACACCACCCGGGTGGGCTCCGGCCCGTTCCCGACCGAGCTGTTCGACGACGCCGGTGAGTACCTGGCCAAGACCGGCGGCGAGGTCGGCGTGACCACCGGTCGCGCGCGACGCTGCGGTTGGTTCGACGCGGTGATCGCCCGCTACGCCACCCGCGTCAACGGCATCACCGACTACTTCCTGACCAAGCTCGACGTGTTGTCCGGGCTCGACGAGGTGCCGATCTGCGTCGCCTACGAGGTCGACGGCAAGCGCTTCGACGAGATGCCGATGACGCAATCGGACTTCTCGGTGGCGACCCCGGTGTACGAGACGATGCCCGGTTGGTGGGAGGACATCTCGACCGCGCGGACATTCGAGGAATTGCCCCCGAATGCGCAGCGCTACGTGCTACGACTCGAAGAGCTGTCGGGCGCGCACATCTCCTGCATCGGAGTGGGCCCGGGCCGCGACGAGACGATCGTCCGGCGCGCGATCGCCTGA
- a CDS encoding aromatic acid exporter family protein has protein sequence MRARAPGSRLLRRLPPTMRARVRRLLNAVVPILQCCVAAALSWWLATTVFGHRAPFFAPIAAIISLGLSLSKRWRRSLELVGGVTIGVLIGDLLVRYFGSGAWQIAVAVAVAMSVAVFVDDGPIIPMQAASSAVLVVAVPIVGAGFTRAVDALIGGVVGVLIVAILPTNPAHRARLDAARILATMRDTCHRLADAVRAGDDISAGAVYDEIYGLRGALDTMRADMRGGREVSVISPLYWSSRARIARIASTAEPIDGAVRNLLVLVRRVNGMLTRGEQVPDGIVDLIDQLADGYEILRAYMLAPPDGEPDAADAARVLRGIVRQAKPELVADGELTAVSTLAQIRSQLVDMLMIAGLSRTSAVAQLHSRS, from the coding sequence ATGCGGGCCCGGGCGCCGGGGAGCCGCCTTCTGCGTCGACTGCCGCCGACCATGCGGGCGCGCGTGCGCCGACTGCTCAACGCGGTGGTGCCGATACTGCAGTGCTGCGTCGCCGCTGCCCTCTCGTGGTGGCTCGCGACGACCGTCTTCGGCCACCGGGCGCCGTTCTTCGCGCCGATCGCGGCGATCATCTCCCTGGGGCTCTCGTTGAGCAAGCGCTGGCGCCGGTCGCTGGAACTGGTCGGCGGCGTAACGATCGGCGTCTTGATCGGCGACTTGCTGGTCCGCTACTTCGGATCGGGCGCATGGCAGATCGCGGTGGCCGTCGCCGTGGCGATGTCGGTGGCCGTCTTCGTCGACGACGGCCCGATCATCCCGATGCAGGCGGCGTCGTCGGCGGTGCTGGTGGTCGCCGTGCCGATCGTCGGGGCGGGTTTCACGCGGGCCGTCGACGCCCTGATCGGTGGCGTGGTGGGTGTGCTCATCGTCGCGATCCTTCCCACTAACCCGGCGCATCGCGCGCGACTCGACGCCGCGCGGATCCTCGCGACCATGCGCGACACCTGTCATCGCCTGGCCGATGCGGTGCGGGCCGGGGATGACATATCGGCCGGCGCGGTATACGACGAGATCTACGGCCTGCGCGGCGCGCTGGACACGATGCGCGCCGACATGCGCGGTGGCCGGGAGGTCAGCGTCATCTCGCCGCTGTACTGGAGTTCCCGGGCACGGATCGCGCGGATCGCCAGCACCGCCGAGCCCATCGACGGCGCGGTGCGCAACCTGCTGGTTCTGGTGCGCCGGGTCAACGGGATGCTGACGCGCGGCGAGCAGGTGCCCGACGGCATCGTCGATCTGATCGACCAGCTCGCCGACGGATACGAAATCCTGCGGGCCTACATGTTGGCGCCACCCGACGGCGAGCCCGACGCGGCCGACGCGGCGCGGGTGCTGCGCGGCATCGTCCGGCAGGCCAAGCCGGAGTTGGTCGCCGACGGCGAGCTGACGGCGGTCTCGACCTTGGCGCAGATCCGCTCGCAACTGGTCGACATGCTGATGATCGCCGGGCTGTCGCGCACGTCGGCCGTCGCGCAGTTGCATTCGCGGTCCTGA